The DNA segment ACGGTCTCCACCTGGCGGACGGCGTCCGCCTTCTGCGTGGCCTGGGCCGCCTGGGCCTTGTTGGCACCCTGGACCGCGTCCGCCTGGCCCGCGCCCTGCGCCTTGTCAGCGAGAACTCCGTCGAACTTCGAAGCTCCCTGCTTGTTCGTCTGCTGGGCGCCCTGGTCCTGCAGCTTTTGCTGCGCCACCTGTGCCGCGGAGACCCCGGTCATCGGACCCGCCATGTGAGACCCTCCTTGCATCCGTCGGAGGAGGAGGGAGTTCCTCTTCCTCGTTCAAGAGTTCCTTGAGCCGGTCGATGGCGCGCGCATGAAGCCGCGACGCCCAGCTCTTCGACTGCCCTATCTCCGCGCCCGCCTCTTCCAGCGTCCTGCCCTGGAAGTAGTACCCCTGAAGGAGCTTCTTCTCCTTCTCCGGGAGCTTCTCTATCGCCGCCCGCACCCGATTCTTCGTCTGCTCCAGCTCCATCCGGACGTCCACCGGCAGCGACTCGTCGGTGTAGCCCTGCGTGTCCGCCCCTTCCAGGCTCGTGGCGAACACCATGGCGAGCCCGGCCACCGCATCCGAGATGTCATTCACATCATCGTCGAATGAGCTGCCGCGGTTGCTTGTCCCCGACTCGCGGTCCGACAAATTGCCCAGGTACGCCGCCGCCCGCTCTCCCGCGTACGCCGTCCGCGCGTCCGAACCCCGCAGAATCCCCATCTTCCGCAGGCCATCGAAGATGGCACCCTTGATGCGGTAGTGGGCAAAGGTGAGGAAGTTGGCCCCGACCTTGGGGTCGAAGCGCTCGGCGGCCTCCAGGAGGCCTATCTGTCCGTACGCCACCAGCTCGTCCAGCTCGAGCTGGGCGTTGAACTGCTTGCGGACGGTCGCCGCCAGCGACCGCACGTAGGGGCCGTACTTCTCGAGGATGACCTTCCTGTCTTCGCCCAGAGCCAAGCGCCGCTCACTCGGCCTTCGACCACAGCCGCTCGAGAACCTGGTTCAGCCGGGGATCATCCTGCAGGGCGTCCGAAATCTTGCTGGTGAGGGAGGAGGACTTCATGCGGAGCTTCTCCTTCAGGATTTCGGCGACCAGGGCCTTCGTCGCCTCTTCCTTGCTCTTGAAGCCCCCATTCTTCAGCTGCCGGGCGATGGCGACCGCCTGGGCGGCCACCGGGTCCGCAGCCTGGGGGCCCTGGACATTGCTGGAGCCTACCAGACCCGAGGGCCCGACGAGCGACTCGGCCTTGTCCACCTTGCCACCAAAGCTGGAGCCCGCGGCCGGCGCGGCGCCAGACGCTCCCTTCGCGCCACCGGCGCGTCCCTTACCGCCCCCTCTGCCCACGCCACCAACAGCCATCGCCGTCTCCTCCCTACTTCTTCGCAGGAGGCAGCACACCCGCCTCCTTTGCCTGGATGAGCGACTGGGCCAGCCGGGCACCGTCCCCGTCCGGCTCGAGGTCCATGGCGGCCTTCAGCTCCTTGAGGGCCTCCGGCACCTTGCCCATGAACAGGAGCGCCTCGCCCGCGTGCGCGCGAGGCAGCGAAGCCTGGGGCGCCAGGCGCTGCGCGGCGCGGTACGCCTGCAGCGCCTTGTCATGGCGGCCCTGCGCGAACTCCACC comes from the Pyxidicoccus xibeiensis genome and includes:
- a CDS encoding sigma-70 family RNA polymerase sigma factor; translated protein: MALGEDRKVILEKYGPYVRSLAATVRKQFNAQLELDELVAYGQIGLLEAAERFDPKVGANFLTFAHYRIKGAIFDGLRKMGILRGSDARTAYAGERAAAYLGNLSDRESGTSNRGSSFDDDVNDISDAVAGLAMVFATSLEGADTQGYTDESLPVDVRMELEQTKNRVRAAIEKLPEKEKKLLQGYYFQGRTLEEAGAEIGQSKSWASRLHARAIDRLKELLNEEEELPPPPTDARRVSHGGSDDRGLRGTGGAAKAAGPGRPADEQAGSFEVRRSSR
- a CDS encoding tetratricopeptide repeat protein, producing the protein MAESSEISNSLVPLGRQQAMVLLETGYLWLDMGQFDKAKEIFSGAAALMPKSEVPQLGLGAVEFAQGRHDKALQAYRAAQRLAPQASLPRAHAGEALLFMGKVPEALKELKAAMDLEPDGDGARLAQSLIQAKEAGVLPPAKK